From the genome of Colletotrichum destructivum chromosome 10, complete sequence, one region includes:
- a CDS encoding Putative short-chain dehydrogenase/reductase SDR, NAD(P)-binding domain superfamily produces MGGGSSEQPELWGTQQWISNTSWPLYILYSVLLTNTFRKGSISLLPIDITDSDKMAEAQLKDFPSLFSLKGKVAVVTGGSRGLGLHAASAFLQAGASKVFISSRKGAACQEACKALNALPNLAPGAVAIPVPADAADIKGVEHLVAEVKKHTDRVDVLFANAGATWGEAFDTHPDAAFAKVMDLNVKGVFNTIRLFTPLLEKAAGADDPARVIITASVAGLGIGTLGKQGTYGYSASKAAVIHLGRNLALELAPRHITVNSIAPGFFPSKMSNGLLEIGGGADKIGKGNPMGRLGRPEDIAGAVVYLASRAGSHVNGEVIAIDGGSLWQRGELNVPSKL; encoded by the exons ATGGGGGGTGGTTCCTCTGAGCAACCAGAACTCTGGGGAACCCAACAGTGGATTTCCAATACCTCGTGGCCCCTTTATATCTTGTATTCCGTTCTTCTCACAAATACTTTCCGAAAAGGATCCATCTCCCTTCTTCCAATTGACATTACGGACTCGGACAAAATGGCCGAAGCACAGCTCAAAGACTTCccgtccctcttctccctcaagggcaaggtcgccgtcgtgacCGGTGGCTcgcgcggcctcggcctgcacGCCGCCTCCGC CTTCCTCCAAGCCGGCGCCTCTAAGGTGTTCATTTCCTCCCGCAAGGGCGCCGCCTGCCAAGAGGCCTGCAAGGCTCTCAACGCCCTTCCGAACCTGGcacccggcgccgtcgccatcccCGTCCCTGCTGACGCTGCCGATatcaagggcgtcgagcacctcgtcgccgaggtgaAGAAGCACACGGACCGCGTCGACGTGCTgttcgccaacgccggcgccacTTGGGGCGAGGCCTTCGACACCCACCCGGACGCCGCATTCGCCAAGGTCATGGATCTCAACGTTAAGGGCgtcttcaacaccatccgCCTCTTCACACCGCTGCTCGAGaaagccgccggcgccgacgatcCCGCGCgcgtcatcatcaccgcctcGGTCGCCGGCCTAGGCATCGGCACGCTGGGCAAACAGGGCACCTACGGCTACAGCGCCagcaaggccgccgtcatccaCCTCGGCAGAAACCTTGCGCTCGAACTGGCGCCGAGGCACATCACGGTCAACTCCATCGCCCCGGGCTTCTTCCCGAGCAAGATGTCCAACGGCCTGCTCGagatcggcggcggcgccgacaagatcGGCAAGGGGAACCCCATGGGCCGCCTAGGCCGACCCGAGGACATCGCGGGTGCTGTTGTGTACCTTGCCAGCCGCGCAGGGTCGCACGTGAACGGCGAGGTTATCGCGATCGATGGCGGGTCGTTGTGGCAGCGTGGTGAGCTCAACGTGCCTTCCAAGTTGTAG